TACCCGGCCCTGCCGCAGCTTCCCGAGCTCGCGGGCACGGTGGACGCCGACGAGTTCGCGCGCGTCGTGGGCACCGTCGCGGTGGCGGCCGGGCGCGACGAGACGCTGCCGATGCTCACCGGTGTCCGCGTCGAGATCGAGGGCGACACTCTGACCTTCGCCGCCACGGACCGCTACCGGCTCGCCGTCCGCGAGATGACCTGGGAGCCGGCCAAGCCCGGCCAGTCGACCGCCGTGCTCGTGCCGGCGAAGATGCTCAGCGACACCGCGAAGACCCTTGCCGGCACCGGCCGGGTCGACATCTCGCTGTCGGACTCCGCCGACGGGCTGATCGGTTTCTCCGGCGGCGACCGGCACACCACGACGCGGCTGCTCGATCCGGACTTCCCGCCGTTCCGCAAGCTGCTGCCGACCGAGTCGCAGTCGACCGCCGACATCGAGACGCCCGCGCTCGTCGAAGCGGTACGCCGCGTGGCGCTGGTCGCCGAGCGCGGTACGCCGGTCCAGCTGGCCTTCGAGGAGGGCACGGTCACGCTGACCGTCGCCGGCGACGACGAGGGCTCGGCCGAGGAGTCGCTACCGACCGATCTGAGCGGCGACCCGATCCGGATCGGGTTCAACCCGCACTACCTGCTCGACGGGCTCGGTGCCGTGGGTGCCGACCAGGTCCGGCTGTCCTTCCTGACCTCGACCAAGCCCGCGGTGCTCAGCCCCGTGCCGGCGGAAGACGCCGAGCCGGACTCGTACCGCTACCTGATCATGCCGATGCGGCTGCCTGGTTAGCCCCCTGCTGGAGCGCGTTGTCCTGTGCTCACTTCGGGCGACATCGCCCCTACCCGGTACAGGCTGGCCATCCCCGGTCGGCATCGCACCGGCTGATACCGAACATCCGAATCGACCCACGCAAGGAGCGCACCATGCAGGTTGGACTCGTCGGACTCGGCAAGATGGGCGGCAACATGGCCGACCGGCTCACCGCCGGTGGGCATGACGTGGTCGGCTACGACCGCTCACCGCAGAGCAAGCGCACCGTCGACTCGCTCGAGGCGATGGTCAATGCGCTGTCTGCACCGCGCGTCGTGTGGGTGATGGTGCCGGCCGGCGAACCCACCCGCGAGACGATCCAGACACTCGGTGAGCTGCTGTCGGACGGCGATCTGGTGATCGACGGCGGCAACTCGAAGTACACCGACGACCAGGCGAACGCCGAGAGGCTGGCGGCCAGGGGCATCGGGTTCGTGGACTGCGGTGTGTCCGGCGGAGTGTGGGGCAAGACCGAGGGGTACGCGCTGATGTGCGGCGGCGATCCTGAGCACGTCGCGATGGCCCAGCCGGTGTTCGACGCGCTCAAGCCCGAGGGTGAGCATGGGTTCGTGCACGCCGGGAAGGTCGGCGCCGGGCACTTCACCAAGATGGTCCACAACGGCATCGAGTACGGCATGATGCAGGCGTACGCCGAGGGCTACGAGCTGCTGCAGAAGGTGGATCTGGTCGAGAACGTCGATGAGGCGTTCGCGTCGTGGCAGTCCGGCACCGTCGTCCGCTCGTGGCTGCTCGACCTGCTCGTGAAGGCGACCGAGGCCGATCCGAACCTGTCGCAGATCCGCGGCTACGCGCAGGACTCCGGCGAGGGCCGCTGGACCGTCGAGGCCGCGATCGAGAACGCCGTCCCGCTGCCGGTCATCACCGCCTCGCTGTATGCCCGGTTCGCCTCGCGGCAGGAGGAGTCGCCGGCGATGAAGGTGATCGCGGCGCTGCGCAACCAGTTCGGTGGACACGCGGTCGGCAAGGCCGGCGACACCACCGACATCCCGATCTCCTAGCCGGCTGGTGAGGGCCGGCCGGTGAGTGGGGGTCCGCTGGAGCCGCCGCTGATCGCCCGCGACGCGCGGTGGCTTCGCATGGCATTCGTCGCGCTGGCGCTGCTGTGCGTGCTGGCCGCGACCTTCGGCTGGGTCTCCTTCGCGCAAGGACGACGGGACACGGCAACCGCCGTCGGCCTCACCGCCGTCACGGTGGTCGCGCTCGGCCTGCTGGCCTGGCTGCTGCTGAATGCGGTGACCCGCACCAGCGTGGAGGGTGATCCCGCCACGCTCGTCGTACGCCGGATTCGCCAGATGACCTTTCCGCTGGACGAACCCACGACCGCCCGCGTCATCGTCGCGGTTCGCCCGGCGCGCGGATTCGAGCTCGTCGACCGGTCGCTGCGGCTCACCCGCGGGGAGCGGTCACTCGCCATCCCCGACCTACGCAGCGGCGGCTTCGAGCGGCTGATCCGACAGCTGCAGCCGGCGCTGGAGCGCCATCCCGGGCTCGCGGCCGACGAGCTCACTCAGGCGGTGATCCGCGATCCCGAGATCACCGGGCGGCTGAGCGAGCTGGTGGCCCTGGCGTCGCGAGGCTCCTGAGGCGCTGTGCCGGTCGCGCAGCCGTCTACGCGACGGCGGCCTGGACGTCGGTGTGCCCGAAGTCGTCGCCCTTGAACAGCAGCGGTTCGTTGAGGACACGAGCCGCGGCGTACGCGAAGCAGTCGCCGAAGTTCAGCCGGGCGGCAGAGCCCGACCCGCGGCCGAAGTGCTGATGGGCATGTCGTGCCCACCTCAGATGCTCCGCATCGACGGCCACGACCTGGATCGCGAACCCCTCCAGGAGATCATCGACGATCTGCGGTCCGCTCGCCGCCGTCACCATGGACAGCTCGAGCACCGACGCCGTCGACATCCGCACGGTGTCCGCCGCCTGGATGACGGCGAGAAAAGCCTCCGCTTCGGGCTCGGCCCGCAGCATGGCGACCGCCGCGGACGTATCGAGGATCATCGGGGGAGGCCTCGGTCGTCGTACAGCTCGTCGTCGTCCAGCCACTGCCCGCAGGTCGAAGCCACCCTCTGCTGTAGCCGCTGTAGCACCGTCGCGCGCTCGGCGCGCCTGCCCAGCTCGGCCTGCACGGCGTCCTCCAGCGCGGAGCGGACGGCGGCGGTCGCACTCGAGCCGCGCAGCGCGGCCAGGCGCTGGGCGAGCTCGTGCACCCGCGGGTCCTTGATGTTCATCGTCGCCATCCCACGATTCTACCCTCACGGTAGAAGAGCTGGTTGGCGACGATCGAGGGTCGCTACTCCCAGCAGAGGCAGAAGGGGTGCCCGGCCGGGTCGGCGTACACCGCCCAGCCCTCGGCAGCATCGAGGTCGGCGTCCTGCAGCGGCCGGGCGCCGAGACGGAGCACCTCCTCGTGCGAGGCGTGGATGTCGTCGACGTACAGATCGATATGGATCTGCTGCGGGACGTCGTTCGCCGGCCAGGTTGGCGGCCGGTGATCGGGTGCGTGCTGGACCGCCACCACCCAGGACCCGTCGCCGATCACGATGTTGATCCAGTCGTCGTCGAAGGGCTCGATGCGTCCATCGAGCAGACTCGCCCAGAAGGTGCTCTCGGCCTGCATGTCGGCCGCGTCGAAGGCGATCGTGGTCTTGGTGATCTTCATCGGTTCCTCCGGTAGGTCGTCGGTGATACCGACGGTAGAGCCATATCCGGACGATCCACGGCCGGTTAAGGTTCCGATATGACCGATCCTCAGCCACCGATCGTCCGCACGCTGGCTGTGCTGGAGCTGATCTCGGAGCGACCCGGCATCGGTGCGGCGGAACTGGCGAGCCGGCTCGGTGTCTCCGAGCGCGCCGTACGGCGGCATGTCGAGCTGCTGCGCGGCGCCGGTGTCGGCATCGAAGCACGCCGGGGGCGGTACGGCGGCTACTGGCCGGAGCGGGGTGCGCGAATGCCGGTGCGATTCACCGCCGCCGAGGCGATCAGCGTGGTGATGGCGGTGCTCGACGGTCATCATCGCGCCGGTGATCCGGACGATCCCGTCGGCGCGGCACTCGGCAAGATCCTGCGGACCCTGCCGCCGTCGGTGGCGCTGCCGGCCGAGGCCCTGCGGCGTACGACCGAACCGGTGCCGAACGACGAGGCTGCGCGGGCACGCCCCGAGGTCGCGGCCGCGCTCATCGACGCGGTGGACGCGCGTCGCCGGCTGGACCTTCACTATGTCGGCGAATCCGGTAGGCCCTGGGAGGTCACGGTCGATCCGTGGGCGGTCGTTGTACGGCACGCGCGGTGGTACCTGCTGTGCTTCGCGCACCAAGCCGGCGCCGTCCGCACCTTGCGGGTCGATCGGATCCAACGGGTGGACGCACGGGAGGAGTCGTTCGAGCCGCCCGAGCAGCTGGACGCCGTTGCCGTGCTCGAGGCCAATCTGGCGACGGGCTGGGAGCACGATGTCGAGATCTGGATCGACGCGCCGGTGGCCGAGGTGGCGCGATGGCTGCCGCGTGCGCTGGGCAGCCTCACCCCGGACGGCGGGGGCTGCCTGCTGCGTGGGACGACGTCCGACCCCGCGTGGTACGTCGAGCAGCTGACCCGGCTGCCCTGTCACTTCGTGATTCGCGCGGACGACGCGATGCGGGCGGCGGCCGCGGAGCTGGGGGAGCGGCTGCTCGCCGCGAGTCGTGACTCGGACCACTGACGGCTGCTAACTTGCGCAGCATGCAGTTGCTCTTCCTGCACGGCGCCGGCGGGTACGAGGATGACCAGGCGCTCGCGACCCGACTCGGCGCGGCGGCCGGCGTCCAGCCGCGGATGCCTCGCGTGCCAGACGAGAACATGTCCTACGAGGGTTGGGCAGTGCCGATCCGGGCCGCGCTGGGCGACCTGGGTCCAGAGGATCTCGTGGTCGGCCACTCATTCGGCGGCTCGGTCCTGCTGAAGGTTCTCGCCGAGCGGGCCTGGCCATTGACGCGGGCGATTCTGCTGGCCGTGCCGTGCTGGCGCCCGGAGGGTTGGGACCAGAGCGAGTACGCCTTCGACGGTGCCGAGCCACCGCAGACGCTCGTGCTGCACCAGTGCAGGGACGACGAGGTGGTCCCGTTCGAGCACCTCGCGCTCAACGCCGCGGCCCTGCCGCGGGCCCGCGTGGTTGAGCACGCACACGGTGGCCATCAGCTCGACGAGGTCGATGCCGACGCACTCCTGTCCTCGCGCTGACCAGACCTATCGGGGATCGTCATGGCGACTCAACGTGGGCGATAGAGCGTGGATTGGTGCTCGATGCGCACGATCAGGATCGAGTGGTCGTCGCGAATCCGATAGAGGATGCGGTAATCGCCACGTCGTGCGCTATGCGGACCTTCGTACGGCGCGCGTAGCGGTTTGCCGATGCGGTGCGGGTTTTGCGGCAATGCAAGGGTGATGAACTCGATGACCGCTGTGGTGAAGCGCGGCGAGATCCGCGCGAGACCTCGTTGCGCCGCGCCGGAGACCTCGACACGGTACGGCTGCTCGGGCTAAGCCTGAGCCGGCGGCAGACCGTACTGCCTGCGCAGCTGCTCGCCGCTGACTGTGTCACCAGTGGCCGACTCGGCATCCGCTGCCGCGATGTCGGTCGCGACGTCGGTCTGGGAGAGCCAGAACAGCGTT
This region of Blastococcus sp. Marseille-P5729 genomic DNA includes:
- the dnaN gene encoding DNA polymerase III subunit beta: MKFQVERQALADAVSWVARGLPQRPPMPVLAGILLVVDSDTLTVSSFDYEVSTQMKIDAAVDTAGKTLVSGRLLADITKALPNRPVEISTDGSRVLLRCGTSKFSLPSLPVDDYPALPQLPELAGTVDADEFARVVGTVAVAAGRDETLPMLTGVRVEIEGDTLTFAATDRYRLAVREMTWEPAKPGQSTAVLVPAKMLSDTAKTLAGTGRVDISLSDSADGLIGFSGGDRHTTTRLLDPDFPPFRKLLPTESQSTADIETPALVEAVRRVALVAERGTPVQLAFEEGTVTLTVAGDDEGSAEESLPTDLSGDPIRIGFNPHYLLDGLGAVGADQVRLSFLTSTKPAVLSPVPAEDAEPDSYRYLIMPMRLPG
- a CDS encoding YafY family protein gives rise to the protein MTDPQPPIVRTLAVLELISERPGIGAAELASRLGVSERAVRRHVELLRGAGVGIEARRGRYGGYWPERGARMPVRFTAAEAISVVMAVLDGHHRAGDPDDPVGAALGKILRTLPPSVALPAEALRRTTEPVPNDEAARARPEVAAALIDAVDARRRLDLHYVGESGRPWEVTVDPWAVVVRHARWYLLCFAHQAGAVRTLRVDRIQRVDAREESFEPPEQLDAVAVLEANLATGWEHDVEIWIDAPVAEVARWLPRALGSLTPDGGGCLLRGTTSDPAWYVEQLTRLPCHFVIRADDAMRAAAAELGERLLAASRDSDH
- a CDS encoding type II toxin-antitoxin system VapC family toxin; its protein translation is MILDTSAAVAMLRAEPEAEAFLAVIQAADTVRMSTASVLELSMVTAASGPQIVDDLLEGFAIQVVAVDAEHLRWARHAHQHFGRGSGSAARLNFGDCFAYAAARVLNEPLLFKGDDFGHTDVQAAVA
- a CDS encoding alpha/beta hydrolase, with translation MQLLFLHGAGGYEDDQALATRLGAAAGVQPRMPRVPDENMSYEGWAVPIRAALGDLGPEDLVVGHSFGGSVLLKVLAERAWPLTRAILLAVPCWRPEGWDQSEYAFDGAEPPQTLVLHQCRDDEVVPFEHLALNAAALPRARVVEHAHGGHQLDEVDADALLSSR
- a CDS encoding VOC family protein translates to MKITKTTIAFDAADMQAESTFWASLLDGRIEPFDDDWINIVIGDGSWVVAVQHAPDHRPPTWPANDVPQQIHIDLYVDDIHASHEEVLRLGARPLQDADLDAAEGWAVYADPAGHPFCLCWE
- a CDS encoding type II toxin-antitoxin system VapB family antitoxin, yielding MATMNIKDPRVHELAQRLAALRGSSATAAVRSALEDAVQAELGRRAERATVLQRLQQRVASTCGQWLDDDELYDDRGLPR
- the gnd gene encoding phosphogluconate dehydrogenase (NAD(+)-dependent, decarboxylating); this encodes MQVGLVGLGKMGGNMADRLTAGGHDVVGYDRSPQSKRTVDSLEAMVNALSAPRVVWVMVPAGEPTRETIQTLGELLSDGDLVIDGGNSKYTDDQANAERLAARGIGFVDCGVSGGVWGKTEGYALMCGGDPEHVAMAQPVFDALKPEGEHGFVHAGKVGAGHFTKMVHNGIEYGMMQAYAEGYELLQKVDLVENVDEAFASWQSGTVVRSWLLDLLVKATEADPNLSQIRGYAQDSGEGRWTVEAAIENAVPLPVITASLYARFASRQEESPAMKVIAALRNQFGGHAVGKAGDTTDIPIS